The proteins below come from a single Ictidomys tridecemlineatus isolate mIctTri1 chromosome 8, mIctTri1.hap1, whole genome shotgun sequence genomic window:
- the Bag6 gene encoding large proline-rich protein BAG6 isoform X6 gives MEPSDSTSTAMEEPDNLEVLVKTLDSQTRTFIVGAQMNVKEFKEHIAASVSIPSEKQRLIYQGRVLQDDKKLQEYNVGGKVIHLVERAPPQTQLPSGASSGTGSSSAAHGGGPLPGTRGPGASVHDRNANSYVMVGTFNLPSDGSAVDVHINMEQAPIQSEPRVRLVMAQHMIRDIQTLLSRMEGRGGPQAQHSQPPPQTSAVAPEPVSLNSQTSESVENEAPPREPMEAEEVEERAPAQSPELTPSGQTPTGPTPAPETNAPNHPSPAEYVEVLQELQRLESRLQPFLQRYYEVLGAAATTDYNNNHEGREEDQRLINLVGESLRLLGNTFVALSDLRCNLACAPPRHLHVVRPMSHYTTPMVLQQAAIPIQINVGTTVTMTGNGTRPPTTPNAEAPPPGPGQASTLAPSSTTVESSTEGAPPPGPAPPPATSHPRVIRISHQSVEPVVMMHMNIQDSGTQPGGVPSAPTGSLGPPGHGQTLGSTLIQLPSLPPEFMHAVAHQITHQAMVAAVASAAAGQQVPGFPTAPTRVVIARPTPPQARPSHPGGPPVSGALQGAGLGTNASLAQMVSGLVGQLLMQPVLVAQGTPGMAPPPAPATASASAGTTNTATTAGPAPGGPAQPPPPQSSTADLQFSQLLGNLLGPTGSGAGGPGMASPTITVAMPGVPAFLQGMTDFLQATQTAPPPPPPPPPPPPAPEQQTTPPPGSPSGGTGSPGGLGPESLPPEFFTSVVQGVLSSLLGSLGARAGSSESIAAFIQRLSGSSNIFEPGADGALGFFGALLSLLCQNFSMVDVVMLLHGHFQPLQRLQPQLRSFFHQHYLGGQEPTPGNIRMATHTLITGLEEYVRESFSLVQVQPGVDIIRTNLEFLQEQFNSIAAHVLHCTDSGFGARLLELCNQGLFECLALNLHCLGGQQMELAAVINGRIRRMSRGVNPSLVSWLTTMMGLRLQVVLEHMPVGPDAILRYVRRIGDPPQSLSEEPMEVQGAERTTPEPQRENASPAPGTTAEEAMSRGPPPAPEVGSQDEQDGASAETEPWAAAVPPEWVPIIQQDIQSQRKVKPQPPLSDAYLSGMPAKRRKTMQGEGPQLLLSEAVSRAAKAAGARPLTSPESLSRDLEAPEVQESYRQQLRSDIQKRLQEDPNYSPQRFPNAHRAFADDP, from the exons ATGGAGCCCAGTGATTCTACCAGTACCGCTATGGAGGAGCCTGACAACTTGGAGGTATTAGTGAAGACCTTGGACTCTCAGACTCGGACCTTTATTGTGGGGGCCCAG ATGAATGTAAAGGAGTTTAAGGAGCACATTGCTGCCTCTGTCAGCATCCCCTCTGAGAAACAACGGCTCATCTATCAGGGGCGAGTTCTGCAAGATGATAAGAAGCTCCAGGAATACA ATGTTGGGGGAAAGGTTATCCACCTGGTGGAACGGGCTCCTCCTCAGACTCAGCTCCCTTCTGGAGCATCTTCTGGGACAGGGTCTTCCTCAGCTGCCCATGGTGGGGGACCCCTGCCTGGTACTCGGGGGCCTGGGGCCTCTGTTCATGACCGGAATGCCAACAGCTATGTCATGGTTGGAACCTTCAATCTTCCT AGTGACGGCTCTGCTGTGGATGTTCACATCAACATGGAACAGGCCCCGATTCAG AGTGAGCCCCGAGTACGGCTAGTGATGGCCCAGCACATGATCAGGGATATCCAGACCTTATTATCCCGAATGGAG GGTCGAGGGGGACCCCAGGCACAGCACAGTCAGCCACCCCCACAGACGTCAGCTGTGGCTCCAGAGCCAGTATCCTTGAACTCACAAACATCAGAGTCAGTTGAAAATGAAGCACCTCCTCGGGAGCCCATGGAGGCAGAAGAAGTGGAGGAGCGTGCCCCAGCCCAGAGCCCGGAGCTTACCCCTTCTGGCCAAACTCCAACAGGCCCTACACCTGCCCCAGAGACAAACGCACCTAA CCATCCTTCCCCAGCGGAGTATGTTGAAGTGCTCCAGGAGCTGCAGCGGCTGGAGAGTCGCCTCCAGCCCTTCCTGCAGCGCTACTATGAAGttctgggtgctgctgccacCACGGACTATAACAACAAT CATGAAGGCCGTGAGGAGGACCAGAGGTTGATCAATTTGGTTGGGGAGAGCCTGCGGCTTCTGGGCAACACTTTTGTGGCACTCTCTGACCTGCGTTGCAATTTGGCTTGTGCACCCCCACGACACCTGCATGTGGTTAGGCCCATGTCTCACTACACCACGCCCATGGTGCTTCAGCAGGCAGCCATTCCCATCCAG ATCAACGTGGGGACCACTGTGACTATGACAGGGAATGGGACTCGCCCCCCCACAACTCCCAATGCTGAGGCACCTCCCCCTGGTCCTGGCCAGGCCTCGACTCTGGCCCCGTCTTCTACCACTGTTGAGTCCTCAACTGAGGGGGCTCCCCCACCAGGGCCAGCTCCCCCGCCAGCCACCAGCCACCCGAGGGTCATCCGGATATCACACCAGAGTGTGGAACCCGTGGTCATGATGCACATGAATATTCAAG ATTCTGGCACACAGCCCGGTGGTGTCCCGAGTGCTCCCACTGGCTCCCTAGGACCCCCTGGTCATGGCCAGACCCTGG gctccaccctcatccagctgccctccctgccccctgaGTTCATGCACGCCGTCGCCCACCAGATCACTCATCAGGCCATGGTGGCAGCTGTTGCCTCCGCGGCCGCAG GACAGCAGGTGCCAGGCTTCCCAACAGCTCCAACCCGGGTGGTGATTGCCCGGCCCACCCCTCCACAGGCTCGGCCTTCTCATCCTGGGGGGCCCCCAGTCTCTGGGGCTTTG CAGGGTGCTGGACTGGGTACCAATGCCTCATTGGCTCAGATGGTGAGCGGCCTTGTGGGGCAGCTTCTTATGCAGCCTGTTCTTGTGG CTCAGGGGACCCCAGGAATggctccacctccagcccctgcCACTGCTTCAGCCAGCGCTGGTACCACCAACACAGCTACCACAGCTGGTCCTGCTCCTGGGGGCCCTGCTCAGCCTCCACCCCCCCAGTCCTCCACAGCTGATCTCCAGttctcccagctcctggggaaCCTGCTTGGGCCTACAGGGTCAGGAGCTGGTGGGCCTGGCATGGCTTCTCCCACCATCACTGTGGCAATGCCTGGTGTCCCTGCTTTTCTCCAGGGCATGACTGATTTCTTGCAG GCCACACAGACggcccctccacctcctccacctcctccacccccacccccagccccagaacaaCAGACCACACCACCACCAGGGTCCCCTTCTGGTGGCACAGGGAGTCCTGGAGGCCTGGGTCCTGAGAGCCTGCCACCAGAATTTTTTACCTCAGTGGTGCAGGGTGTGCTGAGCTCCCTCTTGGGCTCCTTGGGGGCTCGAGCTGGCAGCAGTGAAAGCATTGCTGCTTTCATCCAGCGCCTCAGTGGATCCAGCAACATCTTTGAGCCTGGGGCTGATGGTGCCCTTG GATTCTTTGGAGCCCTGCTCTCTCTCCTGTGCCAGAACTTCTCCATGGTGGATGTGGTGATGCTTCTCCATGGGCATTTCCAGCCATTGCAGAGGCTCCAGCCCCAGCTGCGTTCCTTCTTCCACCAGCACTACTTGGGTGGCCAGGAACCCACACCTGGTAACATCCGG ATGGCAACCCACACATTGATTACCGGACTAGAAGAATATGTGCGGGAGAGTTTT TCTTTGGTACAGGTTCAGCCAGGCGTGGACATCATTCGGACAAACCTAGAGTTTCTGCAAGAACAGTTTAATAGCATTGCTGCTCATGTGCTGCACTGCACAG ATAGTGGATTTGGAGCCCGGTTGCTGGAGTTGTGTAACCAGGGCCTATTTGAATGCCTAGCCCTAAACCTGCACTGCTTGGGGGGACAGCAGATGGAGCTTGCTGCTGTTATCAATGGTCGAATT CGTCGTATGTCTCGTGGGGTGAATCCATCCTTGGTAAGCTGGCTGACCACTATGATGGGACTGAGGCTTCAGGTGGTTCTGGAGCACATGCCTGTGGGCCCTGATGCCATCCTCAGATATGTTCGCAGGATTGGTGATCCCCCCCAG TCACTTTCTGAGGAGCCAATGGAAGTTCAAGGAGCAGAAAGAACTACTCCTGAGCCTCAG AGGGAGAAtgcttccccagccccaggaacaacagcagaggaggccaTGTCTCGAGGTCCACCCCCTGCTCCTGAAGTAGGCTCTCAAGATGAACAGGATGGAGCTTCAGCTGAGACAGAACCTTGGGCAGCTGCAGTTCCCCCA GAATGGGTCCCTATCATTCAGCAGGACATTCAGAGCCAGCGGAAGGTGAAACCGCAGCCACCTCTGAGTGATGCCTACCTCAGTGGTATGCCTGCCAAGAGACGCAAG ACGATGCAGGGTGAGGGCCCCCAGCTGCTTCTCTCAGAGGCCGTGAGCCGGGCAGCTAAGGCAGCCGGAGCTCGGCCCCTGACGAGCCCCGAGAGCCTGAGCCGGGACCTGGAGGCACCAGAGGTTCAGGAGAGCTACAGGCAGCAG CTCCGGTCTGATATACAAAAAAGACTGCAGGAAGATCCCAACTACAGCCCCCAGCGCTTCCCTAATGCCCACCGGGCCTTTGCTGATGATCCCTAG
- the Bag6 gene encoding large proline-rich protein BAG6 isoform X4: MEPSDSTSTAMEEPDNLEVLVKTLDSQTRTFIVGAQMNVKEFKEHIAASVSIPSEKQRLIYQGRVLQDDKKLQEYNVGGKVIHLVERAPPQTQLPSGASSGTGSSSAAHGGGPLPGTRGPGASVHDRNANSYVMVGTFNLPSDGSAVDVHINMEQAPIQSEPRVRLVMAQHMIRDIQTLLSRMEGRGGPQAQHSQPPPQTSAVAPEPVSLNSQTSESVENEAPPREPMEAEEVEERAPAQSPELTPSGQTPTGPTPAPETNAPNHPSPAEYVEVLQELQRLESRLQPFLQRYYEVLGAAATTDYNNNHEGREEDQRLINLVGESLRLLGNTFVALSDLRCNLACAPPRHLHVVRPMSHYTTPMVLQQAAIPIQINVGTTVTMTGNGTRPPTTPNAEAPPPGPGQASTLAPSSTTVESSTEGAPPPGPAPPPATSHPRVIRISHQSVEPVVMMHMNIQDSGTQPGGVPSAPTGSLGPPGHGQTLGQQVPGFPTAPTRVVIARPTPPQARPSHPGGPPVSGALQGAGLGTNASLAQMVSGLVGQLLMQPVLVAQGTPGMAPPPAPATASASAGTTNTATTAGPAPGGPAQPPPPQSSTADLQFSQLLGNLLGPTGSGAGGPGMASPTITVAMPGVPAFLQGMTDFLQATQTAPPPPPPPPPPPPAPEQQTTPPPGSPSGGTGSPGGLGPESLPPEFFTSVVQGVLSSLLGSLGARAGSSESIAAFIQRLSGSSNIFEPGADGALGFFGALLSLLCQNFSMVDVVMLLHGHFQPLQRLQPQLRSFFHQHYLGGQEPTPGNIRMATHTLITGLEEYVRESFSLVQVQPGVDIIRTNLEFLQEQFNSIAAHVLHCTDSGFGARLLELCNQGLFECLALNLHCLGGQQMELAAVINGRIRRMSRGVNPSLVSWLTTMMGLRLQVVLEHMPVGPDAILRYVRRIGDPPQSLSEEPMEVQGAERTTPEPQRENASPAPGTTAEEAMSRGPPPAPEVGSQDEQDGASAETEPWAAAVPPEWVPIIQQDIQSQRKVKPQPPLSDAYLSGMPAKRRKTMQGEGPQLLLSEAVSRAAKAAGARPLTSPESLSRDLEAPEVQESYRQQLRSDIQKRLQEDPNYSPQRFPNAHRAFADDP, from the exons ATGGAGCCCAGTGATTCTACCAGTACCGCTATGGAGGAGCCTGACAACTTGGAGGTATTAGTGAAGACCTTGGACTCTCAGACTCGGACCTTTATTGTGGGGGCCCAG ATGAATGTAAAGGAGTTTAAGGAGCACATTGCTGCCTCTGTCAGCATCCCCTCTGAGAAACAACGGCTCATCTATCAGGGGCGAGTTCTGCAAGATGATAAGAAGCTCCAGGAATACA ATGTTGGGGGAAAGGTTATCCACCTGGTGGAACGGGCTCCTCCTCAGACTCAGCTCCCTTCTGGAGCATCTTCTGGGACAGGGTCTTCCTCAGCTGCCCATGGTGGGGGACCCCTGCCTGGTACTCGGGGGCCTGGGGCCTCTGTTCATGACCGGAATGCCAACAGCTATGTCATGGTTGGAACCTTCAATCTTCCT AGTGACGGCTCTGCTGTGGATGTTCACATCAACATGGAACAGGCCCCGATTCAG AGTGAGCCCCGAGTACGGCTAGTGATGGCCCAGCACATGATCAGGGATATCCAGACCTTATTATCCCGAATGGAG GGTCGAGGGGGACCCCAGGCACAGCACAGTCAGCCACCCCCACAGACGTCAGCTGTGGCTCCAGAGCCAGTATCCTTGAACTCACAAACATCAGAGTCAGTTGAAAATGAAGCACCTCCTCGGGAGCCCATGGAGGCAGAAGAAGTGGAGGAGCGTGCCCCAGCCCAGAGCCCGGAGCTTACCCCTTCTGGCCAAACTCCAACAGGCCCTACACCTGCCCCAGAGACAAACGCACCTAA CCATCCTTCCCCAGCGGAGTATGTTGAAGTGCTCCAGGAGCTGCAGCGGCTGGAGAGTCGCCTCCAGCCCTTCCTGCAGCGCTACTATGAAGttctgggtgctgctgccacCACGGACTATAACAACAAT CATGAAGGCCGTGAGGAGGACCAGAGGTTGATCAATTTGGTTGGGGAGAGCCTGCGGCTTCTGGGCAACACTTTTGTGGCACTCTCTGACCTGCGTTGCAATTTGGCTTGTGCACCCCCACGACACCTGCATGTGGTTAGGCCCATGTCTCACTACACCACGCCCATGGTGCTTCAGCAGGCAGCCATTCCCATCCAG ATCAACGTGGGGACCACTGTGACTATGACAGGGAATGGGACTCGCCCCCCCACAACTCCCAATGCTGAGGCACCTCCCCCTGGTCCTGGCCAGGCCTCGACTCTGGCCCCGTCTTCTACCACTGTTGAGTCCTCAACTGAGGGGGCTCCCCCACCAGGGCCAGCTCCCCCGCCAGCCACCAGCCACCCGAGGGTCATCCGGATATCACACCAGAGTGTGGAACCCGTGGTCATGATGCACATGAATATTCAAG ATTCTGGCACACAGCCCGGTGGTGTCCCGAGTGCTCCCACTGGCTCCCTAGGACCCCCTGGTCATGGCCAGACCCTGG GACAGCAGGTGCCAGGCTTCCCAACAGCTCCAACCCGGGTGGTGATTGCCCGGCCCACCCCTCCACAGGCTCGGCCTTCTCATCCTGGGGGGCCCCCAGTCTCTGGGGCTTTG CAGGGTGCTGGACTGGGTACCAATGCCTCATTGGCTCAGATGGTGAGCGGCCTTGTGGGGCAGCTTCTTATGCAGCCTGTTCTTGTGG CTCAGGGGACCCCAGGAATggctccacctccagcccctgcCACTGCTTCAGCCAGCGCTGGTACCACCAACACAGCTACCACAGCTGGTCCTGCTCCTGGGGGCCCTGCTCAGCCTCCACCCCCCCAGTCCTCCACAGCTGATCTCCAGttctcccagctcctggggaaCCTGCTTGGGCCTACAGGGTCAGGAGCTGGTGGGCCTGGCATGGCTTCTCCCACCATCACTGTGGCAATGCCTGGTGTCCCTGCTTTTCTCCAGGGCATGACTGATTTCTTGCAG GCCACACAGACggcccctccacctcctccacctcctccacccccacccccagccccagaacaaCAGACCACACCACCACCAGGGTCCCCTTCTGGTGGCACAGGGAGTCCTGGAGGCCTGGGTCCTGAGAGCCTGCCACCAGAATTTTTTACCTCAGTGGTGCAGGGTGTGCTGAGCTCCCTCTTGGGCTCCTTGGGGGCTCGAGCTGGCAGCAGTGAAAGCATTGCTGCTTTCATCCAGCGCCTCAGTGGATCCAGCAACATCTTTGAGCCTGGGGCTGATGGTGCCCTTG GATTCTTTGGAGCCCTGCTCTCTCTCCTGTGCCAGAACTTCTCCATGGTGGATGTGGTGATGCTTCTCCATGGGCATTTCCAGCCATTGCAGAGGCTCCAGCCCCAGCTGCGTTCCTTCTTCCACCAGCACTACTTGGGTGGCCAGGAACCCACACCTGGTAACATCCGG ATGGCAACCCACACATTGATTACCGGACTAGAAGAATATGTGCGGGAGAGTTTT TCTTTGGTACAGGTTCAGCCAGGCGTGGACATCATTCGGACAAACCTAGAGTTTCTGCAAGAACAGTTTAATAGCATTGCTGCTCATGTGCTGCACTGCACAG ATAGTGGATTTGGAGCCCGGTTGCTGGAGTTGTGTAACCAGGGCCTATTTGAATGCCTAGCCCTAAACCTGCACTGCTTGGGGGGACAGCAGATGGAGCTTGCTGCTGTTATCAATGGTCGAATT CGTCGTATGTCTCGTGGGGTGAATCCATCCTTGGTAAGCTGGCTGACCACTATGATGGGACTGAGGCTTCAGGTGGTTCTGGAGCACATGCCTGTGGGCCCTGATGCCATCCTCAGATATGTTCGCAGGATTGGTGATCCCCCCCAG TCACTTTCTGAGGAGCCAATGGAAGTTCAAGGAGCAGAAAGAACTACTCCTGAGCCTCAG AGGGAGAAtgcttccccagccccaggaacaacagcagaggaggccaTGTCTCGAGGTCCACCCCCTGCTCCTGAAGTAGGCTCTCAAGATGAACAGGATGGAGCTTCAGCTGAGACAGAACCTTGGGCAGCTGCAGTTCCCCCA GAATGGGTCCCTATCATTCAGCAGGACATTCAGAGCCAGCGGAAGGTGAAACCGCAGCCACCTCTGAGTGATGCCTACCTCAGTGGTATGCCTGCCAAGAGACGCAAG ACGATGCAGGGTGAGGGCCCCCAGCTGCTTCTCTCAGAGGCCGTGAGCCGGGCAGCTAAGGCAGCCGGAGCTCGGCCCCTGACGAGCCCCGAGAGCCTGAGCCGGGACCTGGAGGCACCAGAGGTTCAGGAGAGCTACAGGCAGCAG CTCCGGTCTGATATACAAAAAAGACTGCAGGAAGATCCCAACTACAGCCCCCAGCGCTTCCCTAATGCCCACCGGGCCTTTGCTGATGATCCCTAG
- the Bag6 gene encoding large proline-rich protein BAG6 isoform X7, producing MEPSDSTSTAMEEPDNLEVLVKTLDSQTRTFIVGAQMNVKEFKEHIAASVSIPSEKQRLIYQGRVLQDDKKLQEYNVGGKVIHLVERAPPQTQLPSGASSGTGSSSAAHGGGPLPGTRGPGASVHDRNANSYVMVGTFNLPSDGSAVDVHINMEQAPIQSEPRVRLVMAQHMIRDIQTLLSRMEGRGGPQAQHSQPPPQTSAVAPEPVSLNSQTSESVENEAPPREPMEAEEVEERAPAQSPELTPSGQTPTGPTPAPETNAPNHPSPAEYVEVLQELQRLESRLQPFLQRYYEVLGAAATTDYNNNHEGREEDQRLINLVGESLRLLGNTFVALSDLRCNLACAPPRHLHVVRPMSHYTTPMVLQQAAIPIQINVGTTVTMTGNGTRPPTTPNAEAPPPGPGQASTLAPSSTTVESSTEGAPPPGPAPPPATSHPRVIRISHQSVEPVVMMHMNIQDSGTQPGGVPSAPTGSLGPPGHGQTLGSTLIQLPSLPPEFMHAVAHQITHQAMVAAVASAAAGQQVPGFPTAPTRVVIARPTPPQARPSHPGGPPVSGALQGAGLGTNASLAQMVSGLVGQLLMQPVLVAQGTPGMAPPPAPATASASAGTTNTATTAGPAPGGPAQPPPPQSSTADLQFSQLLGNLLGPTGSGAGGPGMASPTITVAMPGVPAFLQGMTDFLQATQTAPPPPPPPPPPPPAPEQQTTPPPGSPSGGTGSPGGLGPESLPPEFFTSVVQGVLSSLLGSLGARAGSSESIAAFIQRLSGSSNIFEPGADGALGFFGALLSLLCQNFSMVDVVMLLHGHFQPLQRLQPQLRSFFHQHYLGGQEPTPGNIRMATHTLITGLEEYVRESFSLVQVQPGVDIIRTNLEFLQEQFNSIAAHVLHCTDSGFGARLLELCNQGLFECLALNLHCLGGQQMELAAVINGRIRRMSRGVNPSLVSWLTTMMGLRLQVVLEHMPVGPDAILRYVRRIGDPPQSLSEEPMEVQGAERTTPEPQRENASPAPGTTAEEAMSRGPPPAPEVGSQDEQDGASAETEPWAAAVPPEWVPIIQQDIQSQRKVKPQPPLSDAYLSGMPAKRRKLRSDIQKRLQEDPNYSPQRFPNAHRAFADDP from the exons ATGGAGCCCAGTGATTCTACCAGTACCGCTATGGAGGAGCCTGACAACTTGGAGGTATTAGTGAAGACCTTGGACTCTCAGACTCGGACCTTTATTGTGGGGGCCCAG ATGAATGTAAAGGAGTTTAAGGAGCACATTGCTGCCTCTGTCAGCATCCCCTCTGAGAAACAACGGCTCATCTATCAGGGGCGAGTTCTGCAAGATGATAAGAAGCTCCAGGAATACA ATGTTGGGGGAAAGGTTATCCACCTGGTGGAACGGGCTCCTCCTCAGACTCAGCTCCCTTCTGGAGCATCTTCTGGGACAGGGTCTTCCTCAGCTGCCCATGGTGGGGGACCCCTGCCTGGTACTCGGGGGCCTGGGGCCTCTGTTCATGACCGGAATGCCAACAGCTATGTCATGGTTGGAACCTTCAATCTTCCT AGTGACGGCTCTGCTGTGGATGTTCACATCAACATGGAACAGGCCCCGATTCAG AGTGAGCCCCGAGTACGGCTAGTGATGGCCCAGCACATGATCAGGGATATCCAGACCTTATTATCCCGAATGGAG GGTCGAGGGGGACCCCAGGCACAGCACAGTCAGCCACCCCCACAGACGTCAGCTGTGGCTCCAGAGCCAGTATCCTTGAACTCACAAACATCAGAGTCAGTTGAAAATGAAGCACCTCCTCGGGAGCCCATGGAGGCAGAAGAAGTGGAGGAGCGTGCCCCAGCCCAGAGCCCGGAGCTTACCCCTTCTGGCCAAACTCCAACAGGCCCTACACCTGCCCCAGAGACAAACGCACCTAA CCATCCTTCCCCAGCGGAGTATGTTGAAGTGCTCCAGGAGCTGCAGCGGCTGGAGAGTCGCCTCCAGCCCTTCCTGCAGCGCTACTATGAAGttctgggtgctgctgccacCACGGACTATAACAACAAT CATGAAGGCCGTGAGGAGGACCAGAGGTTGATCAATTTGGTTGGGGAGAGCCTGCGGCTTCTGGGCAACACTTTTGTGGCACTCTCTGACCTGCGTTGCAATTTGGCTTGTGCACCCCCACGACACCTGCATGTGGTTAGGCCCATGTCTCACTACACCACGCCCATGGTGCTTCAGCAGGCAGCCATTCCCATCCAG ATCAACGTGGGGACCACTGTGACTATGACAGGGAATGGGACTCGCCCCCCCACAACTCCCAATGCTGAGGCACCTCCCCCTGGTCCTGGCCAGGCCTCGACTCTGGCCCCGTCTTCTACCACTGTTGAGTCCTCAACTGAGGGGGCTCCCCCACCAGGGCCAGCTCCCCCGCCAGCCACCAGCCACCCGAGGGTCATCCGGATATCACACCAGAGTGTGGAACCCGTGGTCATGATGCACATGAATATTCAAG ATTCTGGCACACAGCCCGGTGGTGTCCCGAGTGCTCCCACTGGCTCCCTAGGACCCCCTGGTCATGGCCAGACCCTGG gctccaccctcatccagctgccctccctgccccctgaGTTCATGCACGCCGTCGCCCACCAGATCACTCATCAGGCCATGGTGGCAGCTGTTGCCTCCGCGGCCGCAG GACAGCAGGTGCCAGGCTTCCCAACAGCTCCAACCCGGGTGGTGATTGCCCGGCCCACCCCTCCACAGGCTCGGCCTTCTCATCCTGGGGGGCCCCCAGTCTCTGGGGCTTTG CAGGGTGCTGGACTGGGTACCAATGCCTCATTGGCTCAGATGGTGAGCGGCCTTGTGGGGCAGCTTCTTATGCAGCCTGTTCTTGTGG CTCAGGGGACCCCAGGAATggctccacctccagcccctgcCACTGCTTCAGCCAGCGCTGGTACCACCAACACAGCTACCACAGCTGGTCCTGCTCCTGGGGGCCCTGCTCAGCCTCCACCCCCCCAGTCCTCCACAGCTGATCTCCAGttctcccagctcctggggaaCCTGCTTGGGCCTACAGGGTCAGGAGCTGGTGGGCCTGGCATGGCTTCTCCCACCATCACTGTGGCAATGCCTGGTGTCCCTGCTTTTCTCCAGGGCATGACTGATTTCTTGCAG GCCACACAGACggcccctccacctcctccacctcctccacccccacccccagccccagaacaaCAGACCACACCACCACCAGGGTCCCCTTCTGGTGGCACAGGGAGTCCTGGAGGCCTGGGTCCTGAGAGCCTGCCACCAGAATTTTTTACCTCAGTGGTGCAGGGTGTGCTGAGCTCCCTCTTGGGCTCCTTGGGGGCTCGAGCTGGCAGCAGTGAAAGCATTGCTGCTTTCATCCAGCGCCTCAGTGGATCCAGCAACATCTTTGAGCCTGGGGCTGATGGTGCCCTTG GATTCTTTGGAGCCCTGCTCTCTCTCCTGTGCCAGAACTTCTCCATGGTGGATGTGGTGATGCTTCTCCATGGGCATTTCCAGCCATTGCAGAGGCTCCAGCCCCAGCTGCGTTCCTTCTTCCACCAGCACTACTTGGGTGGCCAGGAACCCACACCTGGTAACATCCGG ATGGCAACCCACACATTGATTACCGGACTAGAAGAATATGTGCGGGAGAGTTTT TCTTTGGTACAGGTTCAGCCAGGCGTGGACATCATTCGGACAAACCTAGAGTTTCTGCAAGAACAGTTTAATAGCATTGCTGCTCATGTGCTGCACTGCACAG ATAGTGGATTTGGAGCCCGGTTGCTGGAGTTGTGTAACCAGGGCCTATTTGAATGCCTAGCCCTAAACCTGCACTGCTTGGGGGGACAGCAGATGGAGCTTGCTGCTGTTATCAATGGTCGAATT CGTCGTATGTCTCGTGGGGTGAATCCATCCTTGGTAAGCTGGCTGACCACTATGATGGGACTGAGGCTTCAGGTGGTTCTGGAGCACATGCCTGTGGGCCCTGATGCCATCCTCAGATATGTTCGCAGGATTGGTGATCCCCCCCAG TCACTTTCTGAGGAGCCAATGGAAGTTCAAGGAGCAGAAAGAACTACTCCTGAGCCTCAG AGGGAGAAtgcttccccagccccaggaacaacagcagaggaggccaTGTCTCGAGGTCCACCCCCTGCTCCTGAAGTAGGCTCTCAAGATGAACAGGATGGAGCTTCAGCTGAGACAGAACCTTGGGCAGCTGCAGTTCCCCCA GAATGGGTCCCTATCATTCAGCAGGACATTCAGAGCCAGCGGAAGGTGAAACCGCAGCCACCTCTGAGTGATGCCTACCTCAGTGGTATGCCTGCCAAGAGACGCAAG CTCCGGTCTGATATACAAAAAAGACTGCAGGAAGATCCCAACTACAGCCCCCAGCGCTTCCCTAATGCCCACCGGGCCTTTGCTGATGATCCCTAG